From the Acidobacteriota bacterium genome, one window contains:
- a CDS encoding aquaporin, whose protein sequence is MLKQWKSHWPLYLMEAAGLGLFMLSASVFAAWLEFPESVLRQSLENGEVRRALMGAAMGLTAIAIIYSPLGKRSGAHINPAVTIAFWRLGKVGTADAVAYVLFQSLGGVAGVLLAQVLLGGWIADPHVNFVATVPAGARAMEAFLAEVLMSATLFFFILMVSNRPRLNRYTGLVAGLLVGSFIFLEAPLSGMSINPARSLASALPSGIWTHFWIYLLAPPLGMLGAAVFYQWTMADSHPVLCARLHHINRFRCIFKCDFPKTGKSASTPSSM, encoded by the coding sequence ATGCTGAAACAGTGGAAATCTCACTGGCCGCTCTACCTGATGGAAGCGGCCGGGCTGGGGCTGTTCATGCTTTCCGCCTCGGTTTTTGCGGCTTGGTTGGAGTTTCCCGAGTCGGTCCTGCGCCAGTCGCTGGAGAACGGCGAAGTGCGCCGGGCGCTGATGGGAGCGGCCATGGGCCTGACCGCGATAGCCATTATCTATTCGCCTTTGGGCAAGCGGTCAGGCGCCCACATCAATCCCGCCGTGACCATCGCCTTTTGGAGGCTGGGAAAGGTCGGGACCGCCGATGCCGTAGCCTACGTACTCTTCCAGTCGCTGGGAGGAGTGGCGGGTGTACTTTTGGCTCAGGTTCTTCTGGGAGGGTGGATCGCGGATCCGCATGTCAATTTCGTGGCCACGGTACCCGCCGGCGCGAGGGCCATGGAGGCCTTCCTTGCCGAGGTCCTCATGTCGGCCACGCTTTTCTTTTTCATTCTGATGGTCAGCAACCGCCCTCGGCTCAATCGCTACACCGGCCTGGTTGCCGGCCTGCTCGTAGGCAGCTTCATCTTTCTGGAAGCCCCTCTATCGGGAATGAGCATCAACCCCGCCCGCAGCCTGGCCTCAGCCCTTCCTTCCGGAATCTGGACGCACTTCTGGATCTACCTGCTGGCTCCTCCGCTGGGAATGCTGGGCGCCGCCGTCTTCTACCAGTGGACCATGGCCGACAGCCATCCGGTTCTGTGCGCCAGGCTCCACCACATCAACCGTTTCCGCTGCATTTTCAAGTGCGATTTTCCCAAAACCGGCAAATCCGCTTCCACGCCATCATCCATGTGA
- a CDS encoding SDR family oxidoreductase produces the protein MPHCPIIKHLKGQKALVTGANSGIGRGIAISLGHAGADVAVNYHEGEEAAQEVVEEIRRCGSEAYSHHADVSREDQVEEMFAEMMERFGTIDILVNNAGLQRDAAFHEMTLEQWNRVIGVNLTGQFLCAREAVREFKRRGVRPEISCAAGKIICISSVHEIIPWAGHVNYAASKGGVMLMMKSIAQEVAGHRIRVNSISPGAIRTAINRSAWETPEAEAALLTLIPYRRTGEVDDIGRAAVWLASDQSDYVTGSSLIIDGGMTLYPGFATGG, from the coding sequence ATGCCCCACTGTCCCATCATCAAGCACCTCAAGGGACAGAAGGCGCTCGTCACGGGGGCCAATTCAGGCATTGGACGCGGCATAGCCATTTCCCTCGGCCACGCCGGTGCCGACGTAGCGGTCAACTATCACGAGGGCGAGGAGGCCGCGCAGGAGGTGGTCGAGGAAATCCGACGCTGCGGCAGCGAAGCCTATAGCCACCATGCCGACGTCTCGCGGGAAGACCAGGTAGAGGAGATGTTCGCCGAGATGATGGAGCGCTTCGGCACCATCGACATCCTGGTTAACAATGCGGGACTGCAGCGGGACGCAGCCTTCCACGAGATGACGCTGGAGCAATGGAACCGGGTCATCGGAGTCAACCTGACCGGGCAGTTTCTGTGCGCCCGCGAAGCCGTGCGGGAGTTCAAGAGGCGCGGAGTGCGTCCTGAAATCTCCTGCGCGGCCGGCAAGATCATCTGCATTAGTTCAGTGCACGAGATCATCCCCTGGGCGGGACACGTCAATTACGCGGCCTCCAAAGGCGGCGTAATGCTGATGATGAAGAGCATCGCCCAGGAGGTGGCCGGACATCGCATCCGCGTCAATTCCATTTCGCCCGGCGCCATTCGGACGGCCATCAACCGCAGCGCCTGGGAAACCCCCGAGGCTGAAGCGGCCCTGCTGACGCTGATTCCATACCGACGCACGGGCGAAGTCGACGACATCGGCCGGGCGGCAGTGTGGCTGGCCTCCGACCAATCGGACTATGTAACCGGTTCCAGTTTAATTATCGACGGAGGCATGACCCTCTATCCCGGATTCGCCACCGGCGGCTAA